The Streptomyces sp. NBC_00236 DNA window CGGGGTCGCCCCGAGGATGGACCCGGTGCCGGCGGCGGGCCGGCACACCGAGCGGATCCTCGCCGGTCTGGGCCGCAGCGCGGCCGACATCGAGCGGCTGTGCGCCCGCGGCGTCGTGGAGACCGCGGGTCCTTATCACGACGCCGCACCCGACGACATCATGCCGACGCAGGACAATTCGTCCTGAGCCGTCCAACACTTGGTCGAAATTTTGCCCCTGATGGGATGCATCCGGAGGACACCAGGCACACTCGACCTGTAGGAATCTCGCCACGAAGAGGATCACGCATGATCACGTTGAAGAAGGAAGACGGCCCGGCGGATCTGGACGGGGTGACCCACCTGTCCATCGGGGTGTCCTGGGACCCCACGGTCGGTGCCAGTGGCGGACTGATGGGCAAGCTCCGTCAGAAGAAGGGCACCGACCTCGACCTGATCGCCATCGCGATGCAGGGCGCGGAGCCCGTCCGGCTGGCAGGCCTGGATTCCCTCGACCCGCTGGCCAACGGCGCGCTCGTGCACAGCGGCGACAACCAGACCGGGCACGGTGACGGTGACGACGAGACGGTGACCGTCGACTTCGCCCGGGTGCCGCCCAACATCACGTCCATCGTCTTCATCGCCGCCGCGTACAAGAAGCACAGCTCCTTCCAGAGCGCGCGCAACATCAGCTTCAAGGTGTACGACGCGACGGGCGGCACCACCCAGCAGGTCGCCGACATCTGGCCGAGCCTGCTCAGCAACGACAACGGCTGCGCCGTGGCGAAGGCCATGCGGGTCGGCGGCAGCTGGAAGCTTGAGGTGATCAACGAGACGGGGAAGATCAAGCAGGGCGACGAGCAGGCCCTGATGCGCTTCGCGGTCAGCAAGTAGCCAACGGCCACTGGCAGGCGTCCGGCGTGAGCGCCCCGGCCCCGGCCCGTACGCGGCGTCTCAGTCGACGCGCCGCGCACGGGCCGGGGCCGTCGCGTTCCCGGAGGCCAGCGGCGAGCGCGCCAGTGCCACGCAGCCCACGGCGATCAGGCCGAGCGCCAGCAGCTCCGGAATCACCCACCAGCCGGTGCGCAGGTCCTCGCCGAACAGGGTCACCCCGTAGAGGATGCTGATCAGGGCATCGCCCAGGGTCAGACACGGCTGGACCGCGACCAGCGTCCCCGCCTGCAGCGCGTTCTGCAGCAGGAACAACGCGCCGACGCCCGCCACCGCGGTGCCGTAGAGCTGCCAGGACGTGAACAGCGCCGCCGCCCCGCCCTCGTCGAGCCGGGCCATGGCGTCCTTCATCAGGGCTGCGGTCAACGCGTACGCACAAGCGGCGGCCAGGCCCAGCAGCGCCGCCCGGGGATTGCCGCGGGTGGCCAGAGCGGCCCCGATCAGCGCCGCCTCGAACAGACCGGTCAGGATCAGCGCGGGCACCCACGCGGCCCCGTGCACCCTCGCGCTGCCCCCGCCCGGAGCGGCCGACGCCATGCCGAGGGCCAGACCGAACGTCACGGCCGCCACGCCGGACCACACCGGCCGCGGCAGCCGCACCCGCATCACGGAGCCGGCCATCAGGAGCGTCGCCGGCAGTTCGATCACGAAGATCGGCTGCACCACGGCGATGGGGCCGGTGGCCAGCGCCACGGCCTGGCAGACGGCGGCGACGATCACCAGGCCGATGCCGGCCAACCACACCTTCTGGCGCAGCAGATGGCCGATCAGGGACAGCCGCATCGCGTCGCTGTCGGGGGCGGTGCTCGCGGCACGACGCTGGAGGACGGAGGCCGCACCGTTGCTGAGCGCGGTCAGGACGGCGAACAGGACGCTGATCACCGGACCATGATGCGGGCGCCCGGCACGCAATCCGGGAACCCGTCGGCAGCGGCATGGCGGAGGGACGGCCCGGGGGAAGTCGCACCATCAGGACGGAACCTGACCGCATGGCCGCGTAGCGTGCCGTCCATGGCCGTCAAGAAGAAGACCTCAGCCGCCCAGGCTCCCGTGCTCTCGCCGCGGGCGCTGGGGCGCGCCACCCTGGAGCGCCAACTCCTGCTCCGTCGTACGACGATGAGCGCCCAGGACGCCGTACGCCATCTCGTGGGACTCCAGGCGCAGAACACCAAACCGCCGTACTACCAGCTCCTCGCCCGGCTGGAGGGCTTCGATCCGGCCGAACTCGCCGGGCTGATGGAGTCGCGCGACCTCGTCCGCATCGTCACCCTGCGCTCCACCATCCACACCCACACCGCCGACGACGCCCTGACCCTGCGGCCCCTCGTCCAGGAGGCCCGCGACCGGGAGCTCAGGATCTTCCGGAAGGGGCTGGTGGGCGTGGACCTGGACCGGCTGAGGGACCTCAGCAGGCAGTACGTCGAGGAGGCGCCCCGCACCCCGAAGGAGATCCGCGAAAGGCTGCTCACCGAGTGGCCGGACGCGGACCCGCAGGCGCTGAGCACGGCCGCGCGCTGTCTGCTGCCCCTCGTCCAGATCACCCCGCGCGGGGTGTGGGGCAAGAGCGGCCAGGTCGCCCTGACCACCGCGGAGCACTGGCTCGGCAGACCCTCCGCTCCGGTCCCCGCGCCCGACGGCACCGTGCTGCGCTACCTCGCCGCCTTCGGACCCGCCTCGGTCAAGGACATGCAGTCCTGGGCCGGGCTGACCCGGTTGCGCGAGGTCTTCGAACGGCTCCGCCCACAGCTGGTCACCTTCCGGGACGAGAACGGCGTCGAACTCTTCGACCTGCCCGACGCCCCGCGCCCCGACGAGGACACCCCCGCCCCGCCGCGCTTCCTGCCCGAGTTCGACAACGTCCTGCTCGGCCATGCGGACCGGACCCGGGTGATCCCGCTGCCGCTCAAGGGACGCAACGGGGTGGGAAACCAGGCGTACGGCACCGTGCTGGTCGACGGATTCCTCGCGGCCGTCTGGCGGCTGGAGTCCGGCGCGGCCGGTGCGCCGGCGACGGTCACCGTGCAGGAGCTGCGCCCGCTCACCGCGGCGGAGCGGGACGAGGTCACGGACGAGGCCGTGGCCCTGCTCTCCGTGATGACGAAGGCGGCCACCGACGGCAACGTCGGTGACGTCCGTTTCGCCTCGTTCGTCGACTTCGGCGACTGAACCTACGGCAGCAGACCCGCCCTCCGGGCCGCGACGACCGCCTCCAGCCGGGTGTGCGCGCCCAGCTTCCGCATCGCCGCGCGCAGATACCCCTTCACCGTCTCCGGCCGCAGCCCGAGCCGGTCCGCCGCCACCGCGTTCGTGGCGCCCGCCGCGACACAGGCGAGGACGTCCACCTCGCGCGGCGCCAGCTGGACATCGCGAGACCTGGGCGCCCGGGCACCCGCCGCGGCGGCGAGCCGCCCGCACACCGCGAGCAACTCCTCCCGCAGCGCCGGGTCGACGACCTTGGGCGCGAGAGCGCGCAGCTCGCGGTGCGCCTCCCGGACGTCCTCCCACGCCCCGGGCACCGCCCGTGGGTCGGTGACCTCCTCCCGGGTGACGGCGAGCAACTGCTGCACCTCGTCGCGCACGGCCAGCGCCTGCTCCACGTCGCGGGCCGCCGCGACCGCCGCGTCGAACGTACGGTCCCCCAGACCGATGGGCTCGCGCAGCGCCCCGTACAGCACGCCCCGCACCTTGCGGCGTACGACGACGGGCACGGCCACCACCGAGCGCAGGCCCTCCGCGGCCACGGCCAGGTCGTACTCGTGGCTGATGTGGCGTGAGGAGTGGTAGTCGGTCACCGCGCACGGCCGGGACAGGGCGATCGACTTGCCGCCGAGGCCGCTTCCCGCCGAGATCACGAGTCCGCGCAGGGCCGTGGTCTGTGCCCCGTTGAGCTCCGCGATCCTGGCGTGGCGGGTGTCGGAGAGCAGCCCGCCGAACGCCACGGGCAGCCCGCTCGTCCGGCGCAGCCGCAGCAGCGCCGCTTGCATCTCGACCGCATCGACCGATTCCGGCACGCTGACGCCTCTCCACCCGGCTCCGGGAACACCGTATTCCCCGTGGCACCCCCGTTCGGGGGTGGTGAGAGCTGGGTCACTGTTTACATGATGTTAAGCGACCGGCCGAGACCGTGACCCGTCCGGTCCGGTCCGCAATGAGGAGGGCACATGTCGGCATCCAGCTCGACGGAGACGTTCCGGGCCGCCCGGGACTTCCTGCTCCGGCACCGCGAGGACTACACCGCGGCCTACGAGGGCTTCCGCTGGCCCCGCAGCGACCACTTCAACTGGGCGCTCGACTGGTTCGACGTCATCGCCGAGGGCAACGACCGCACTGCCCTGCACATCGTGGAGGAGGACGGCGGACGCACCGAGGTGTCCTTCGCCCGGATGTCCGCCCGCTCCAACCAGGCCGCGAACTGGCTGCGCGCCCAGGGGGTGCGCGAGGGCGACCGCATCCTCGTCATGCTCGGCAACCAGACCGAACTCTGGGAGACCGCGCTCGCCGCGATGAAGCTGCGCGCCGTCGTCATCCCGGCGACGCCGCTGCTGGGCCCCGTCGACCTGCGCGACCGGGTCGAGCGCGGCCGGGTCCGCCACGTCCTGGTCCGGGACGCCGACACCGCCAAGTTCGACGAGGTGCCCGGCGAGTACACCCGGATCTCCGTGGGCGCCGACACCGAGGGCTGGATCTCCTACACCGGGGCCGACGAACAGCCGGAGACCTTCACGGCGGACCGCGAGACCGACGCCGACGAACCCCTGATGCTCTACTTCACCTCGGGCACCACCGCCAGCCCCAAGCTCGTCGAGCACACCCACGTCTCCTACCCCGTGGGCCACTTGTCGACGATGTACTGGATCGGGCTCAAGCCCGGAGACGTCCACCTCAACATCTCCTCGCCCGGCTGGGCCAAGCACGCCTGGTCCAACCTCTTCGCCCCGTGGAGCGCCGAGGCGACCGTTTTCATCTTCAACTACACCCGCTTCGACGCCGGCCGGCTGATGGCCGAGATGGACCGCTCCGGCGTCACCAGCTTCTGCGCCCCGCCCACCGTCTGGCGCATGCTCATCCAGGCCGACCTCTCCCAGCTGGCGACCCCGCCGCGCGAGGTCGTCGCGGCGGGCGAACCGCTGAACCCCGAGGTCATCGAGACGGTCCGGCGTGCCTGGGGCGTCACGATCCGCGACGGCTTCGGCCAGACGGAGACCGCCGTCCAGGTCGCGAACACCCCCGGCCAGGTCCTCAAGGCCGGTTCGATGGGCCGCCCCAGCCCGGGCTTCAAGGTCGTCCTCCTCGACCCGGTCAGCGGGGAGCCCGGAGCCGTCGAGGGAGAGATCTCGCTCGACCTCTCGGGCCACCCGGTCGGCCTGATGACCGGATACCACGGCGACCCGGACCGCACCGCCGAGGCCATGGCGGGCGGCTACTACCGCACCGGCGACATCGGCGCCCGTGACGTCGACGGCTACATCACCTATGTCGGCCGCGCCGACGACGTCTTCAAGGCCTCCGACTACAAGATCTCCCCGTTCGAGCTGGAGAGCGCACTCCTGGAGCACGAGGCGGTCGCCGAGGCCGCCGTCGTACCGGCCCCCGACCCGGTGCGGCTCTCCGTCCCGAAGGCGTACATCGTGCTCGCCGAGGGCTGGGAGCCCGGACCGGACACCGCCAAGGTGCTCTTCGCCCACTCCCGGGCCGTGCTCGCCCCGTACAAGCGGGTCCGCAGGCTGGAGTTCGCCGAGCTGCCCAAGACCGTCTCGGGGAAGATCCGCCGCATCGAGCTGCGCGAGCGCACCGCCCAGGGCGGCGGCACCGAGTACAGCGAGGGGGACCTGACATGACCGAGCCGTCCTACGCCCACGGCACCGGCACCACCGCCCTGCTCGGCGACACCATCGGACGCAACCTCGACCGGGCGGTCCAGGCGTACCCGGACCGGGAGGCGCTCGTCGACGTACCGTCCGGGCGGCGCTGGACCTACGCCGAGTTCGGCGCGGCCGTCGACGAACTGGCCCGCGCGCTCATGGCCTCGGGCGTGGACCGGGGCGACCGGGTCGGCATCTGGGCGGTCAACTGCCCGGAGTGGGTGCTCGTCCAGTACGCGACCGCGCGCATCGGCGCCGTCATGGTCAACATCAACCCCGCCTACCGGGCACACGAGCTGGAGTACGTACTCCAGCAGGCCGGGATCTCCCTGCTGGTCGCCTCGCGTGCGCACCGCACCAGCGACTACCGGGCCCTGGTCGACGAGGTACGGGCGAACTGCCCCGCCCTGCGCGCCGTCCACTACATCGGCGACCGCTCCTGGGACGAGCTGATCGCCGTCTCCGGATCGGTGACTGCCGGGCAACTCGCCGCCCGCGAGGCCGCGTTGTCCTGCGACGACCCGATCAACATCCAGTACACCTCCGGCACGACGGGCTTCCCCAAGGGGGCCACCCTCTCCCACCACAACATCCTCAACAACGGCTACTTCGTCGGTGAGTTGGTCGCCTACACCGAACAGGACCGGATCTGTCTCCCGGTGCCCTTCTACCACTGCTTCGGCATGGTCATGGGCAACCTCGGCGCCACCTCCCACGGCGCCTGCATCGTGATCCCCGCGCCCGCCTTCGAGGCGGCAGCCGTGCTCGCCGCCGTCGAACAGGAGCGCTGCACCTCGCTGTACGGCGTCCCGACCATGTTCATCGCGGAGCTGAACCTCCCCGCCTTCTCCTCGTACGACCTCTCCTCGCTGCGCACCGGCATCATGGCCGGATCACCCTGCCCGGTCGAGGTGATGAAGCGGGTCGTCGCGGAGATGCACATGGACGAGGTGTCCATCTGCTACGGCATGACGGAGACCTCGCCGGTCTCCACCCAGACCCGTCGCGACGACGACCTGGAGCGGCGCACCGGCACGGTCGGCCGCGTGATGCCGCACATCGAGGTCAAGGTCGTCGACCCGGCGACCGGGGCGACGCTGGAGCGCGGTGTGTCGGGCGAACTGTGTGTCCGCGGCTACAGCGTGATGCTCGGCTACTGGGAGCAGTCCGAGCGGACCGCGGAGGTGATCGACGCGGGGCGCTGGATGCACACCGGGGACCTCGCGGTGATGCGCGAGGACGGCTATGTGCAGATCGTCGGCCGGATCAAGGACGTGATCATCCGGGGCGGTGAGAACGTCTATCCCCGGGAGGTCGAGGAGTTCCTCTACCGGCACCCGAAGATCGCCGACGTGCAGGTGGTGGGTGTCGCGGACGAGCGGTACGGCGAGGAGATCCTGGCCTGCGTCATTCCCTCGGACCCGGCCGATCCGCCGAGCCTGGAGGAGGTCAAGGCCTTCTGCGCCGAGCAGCTGGCGTACTACAAGGTGCCGCGCCTGCTCCGGATCATGGAGACCTTCCCGATGACGGTCAGCGGGAAGGTCCGCAAGATCGAACTGCGGGAGAACTACGGCCGGTAGACGGCGGGGGCGCGGGGCGCTGTCAGGCGGCTTCGATGATGTCGCCGGCGGTGCCCTGGGTCGCGGCCGCCCACTCGATCAGGAGCACCTCGTAAGCGGCGGACTCCATGGGGGACCAGTCCTGGCCGGCCTGCGCGTCCACGAGCGCGCGGATCGCCTCGTTCGCCTCGACGGCGGCGGGGTGGGCCGGCTGTGCGGGAAGGGTGCTGTGCGACGGAGTCGTCGATGGAGCGGGTGTCGCGGATCTCGCGGGTGGAGAAAGCCGTGGAGTTAAGACCATGCGCCCCACTCTAGGGCCCGACACTGACAACAGACCGAACATCTGTGGCCCCTGGCTCGAACGTGACCGATAGCACTCACTGTGGCCGGTCGGTTTCTGTGAGGTGCGGCACGTCGCGCCGCATGCAGACCCGCGGCCACCGGTCGAGGCCGTGTTCCGCCTCCTCGGCGCGAATCTTGCGCAGCCCGTCCGTGAGGCCGGATTCCGTCAGGACGCGGAAACCGAGCCGGGCGTAGTACGGCGCGTTCCACGGGACGTGGGTGAACGTCGTCAGGGTCAGTGCGGTCAGCCCTTCGTGTGCGGCCCAGGCCCCGGCGCGGTCGATGAGGGCGCCGCCCAGGCCGCGCCGGGCGGCCGACGGATGGACGGAGACC harbors:
- a CDS encoding TerD family protein, producing the protein MITLKKEDGPADLDGVTHLSIGVSWDPTVGASGGLMGKLRQKKGTDLDLIAIAMQGAEPVRLAGLDSLDPLANGALVHSGDNQTGHGDGDDETVTVDFARVPPNITSIVFIAAAYKKHSSFQSARNISFKVYDATGGTTQQVADIWPSLLSNDNGCAVAKAMRVGGSWKLEVINETGKIKQGDEQALMRFAVSK
- a CDS encoding DMT family transporter → MISVLFAVLTALSNGAASVLQRRAASTAPDSDAMRLSLIGHLLRQKVWLAGIGLVIVAAVCQAVALATGPIAVVQPIFVIELPATLLMAGSVMRVRLPRPVWSGVAAVTFGLALGMASAAPGGGSARVHGAAWVPALILTGLFEAALIGAALATRGNPRAALLGLAAACAYALTAALMKDAMARLDEGGAAALFTSWQLYGTAVAGVGALFLLQNALQAGTLVAVQPCLTLGDALISILYGVTLFGEDLRTGWWVIPELLALGLIAVGCVALARSPLASGNATAPARARRVD
- a CDS encoding winged helix DNA-binding domain-containing protein encodes the protein MAVKKKTSAAQAPVLSPRALGRATLERQLLLRRTTMSAQDAVRHLVGLQAQNTKPPYYQLLARLEGFDPAELAGLMESRDLVRIVTLRSTIHTHTADDALTLRPLVQEARDRELRIFRKGLVGVDLDRLRDLSRQYVEEAPRTPKEIRERLLTEWPDADPQALSTAARCLLPLVQITPRGVWGKSGQVALTTAEHWLGRPSAPVPAPDGTVLRYLAAFGPASVKDMQSWAGLTRLREVFERLRPQLVTFRDENGVELFDLPDAPRPDEDTPAPPRFLPEFDNVLLGHADRTRVIPLPLKGRNGVGNQAYGTVLVDGFLAAVWRLESGAAGAPATVTVQELRPLTAAERDEVTDEAVALLSVMTKAATDGNVGDVRFASFVDFGD
- a CDS encoding helix-turn-helix transcriptional regulator, with the translated sequence MPESVDAVEMQAALLRLRRTSGLPVAFGGLLSDTRHARIAELNGAQTTALRGLVISAGSGLGGKSIALSRPCAVTDYHSSRHISHEYDLAVAAEGLRSVVAVPVVVRRKVRGVLYGALREPIGLGDRTFDAAVAAARDVEQALAVRDEVQQLLAVTREEVTDPRAVPGAWEDVREAHRELRALAPKVVDPALREELLAVCGRLAAAAGARAPRSRDVQLAPREVDVLACVAAGATNAVAADRLGLRPETVKGYLRAAMRKLGAHTRLEAVVAARRAGLLP
- a CDS encoding AMP-binding protein; this encodes MSASSSTETFRAARDFLLRHREDYTAAYEGFRWPRSDHFNWALDWFDVIAEGNDRTALHIVEEDGGRTEVSFARMSARSNQAANWLRAQGVREGDRILVMLGNQTELWETALAAMKLRAVVIPATPLLGPVDLRDRVERGRVRHVLVRDADTAKFDEVPGEYTRISVGADTEGWISYTGADEQPETFTADRETDADEPLMLYFTSGTTASPKLVEHTHVSYPVGHLSTMYWIGLKPGDVHLNISSPGWAKHAWSNLFAPWSAEATVFIFNYTRFDAGRLMAEMDRSGVTSFCAPPTVWRMLIQADLSQLATPPREVVAAGEPLNPEVIETVRRAWGVTIRDGFGQTETAVQVANTPGQVLKAGSMGRPSPGFKVVLLDPVSGEPGAVEGEISLDLSGHPVGLMTGYHGDPDRTAEAMAGGYYRTGDIGARDVDGYITYVGRADDVFKASDYKISPFELESALLEHEAVAEAAVVPAPDPVRLSVPKAYIVLAEGWEPGPDTAKVLFAHSRAVLAPYKRVRRLEFAELPKTVSGKIRRIELRERTAQGGGTEYSEGDLT
- a CDS encoding AMP-binding protein → MTEPSYAHGTGTTALLGDTIGRNLDRAVQAYPDREALVDVPSGRRWTYAEFGAAVDELARALMASGVDRGDRVGIWAVNCPEWVLVQYATARIGAVMVNINPAYRAHELEYVLQQAGISLLVASRAHRTSDYRALVDEVRANCPALRAVHYIGDRSWDELIAVSGSVTAGQLAAREAALSCDDPINIQYTSGTTGFPKGATLSHHNILNNGYFVGELVAYTEQDRICLPVPFYHCFGMVMGNLGATSHGACIVIPAPAFEAAAVLAAVEQERCTSLYGVPTMFIAELNLPAFSSYDLSSLRTGIMAGSPCPVEVMKRVVAEMHMDEVSICYGMTETSPVSTQTRRDDDLERRTGTVGRVMPHIEVKVVDPATGATLERGVSGELCVRGYSVMLGYWEQSERTAEVIDAGRWMHTGDLAVMREDGYVQIVGRIKDVIIRGGENVYPREVEEFLYRHPKIADVQVVGVADERYGEEILACVIPSDPADPPSLEEVKAFCAEQLAYYKVPRLLRIMETFPMTVSGKVRKIELRENYGR
- a CDS encoding GNAT family N-acetyltransferase is translated as MRIRPARRSDLPLLQDIERAAGEPFRTLGMSFVADDDPPPLDLLDGYREAGRAWVTTGPDDRPLGYLIADPVDGAAHIEQVSVHPSAARRGLGGALIDRAGAWAAHEGLTALTLTTFTHVPWNAPYYARLGFRVLTESGLTDGLRKIRAEEAEHGLDRWPRVCMRRDVPHLTETDRPQ